CAACCCATCTCTAGCACACGCTGTGCATTTGCCTTTTCAAGGGCTTCATCGAGGATTCGACCCTTTTCGATTCCCACATTCATGAGGAAACGTTTTCTAGCGAAAATATCGATGACTCTAAGGGCGTCGTCGATATTGCCAGCTTCCGCATGACGCTCTACATAATCAGCCAGCTGCTTCTCACGAGCACCACGCATCAAAAGTAAATCGAAGGCCATACGAAAAAGCTCTCGAAGTCCAAAGAAGAGCCAAGGAAGAAGGCTTTTTAGTTTTATAGTAATGGGAATCATATTCTTATCTCCGTTTTGTAAAGTAGGTCTTAAGCAGCCATCTCGCAGGACGAGACCTCATAGGTTTTGGCTTCTTTCGGTAAAAATGGACTGAAGGGTGGTAACTCTTCTAGGGGCAGCTGGAGTTCCAGAATGCCCGGCTTGGTGAAGTTCTGATTACGAAAGTCTTCCAACGCCTTTTCTAGTTCAGCTCCGGTTGATGCGGTCTGAGCCCAGAGCTGGTCCGAACCGGCGAGGCCGCGAGCTACATCCTTGATTTGAATACCTTGGTATTCTGTGGCTTCGGTTCGACCCTCAAAAAAGAGTTGTTGCCGAGTCACACACATTCCGTGTTTGTTGTTGTTGAAGACAATGAAGAGAATAGGGAGCCCAAGCTCGACGGCCGTGTGGACTTCTAGCCCGAGCATGAGAAATGCTCCGTCTCCACAGATAACCGTTGTTTGGGTTTTATTAGAACTGCTAATTTGAGCACCGATGGCTGCAGGGATTGAGTATCCCATACCTCCCATGCCGAGTGCGATGGTAGCAGAACTGCCCTTGGGCATCGCCAGGTAATGCAGCGCACTTGCGGCGCAATTACCTGCATCAAAGATAAGGTGGCCGTTAGCAGGCAAGTGACTTTGAAGTATCGAGAGTGCCTCGCTTTGAAGAAGTACGGAGTCTCTATCGTATTCTTCGCTCTTCTTTTGAGATGGCGGATCCAATTCTGCAACAAATCGGGTCAGCTTATAGTTCATGACCGCAGATGCGTAGAAAGGCTCCGCGCGCCACCTTGCGATTAAGGCATTAAAGGTTGGGGATGCGTCGGCTTTGACGGTAAGCGCGGGGGTGATGGCATTGAGAATTTTTTCAACATCGATATTCACGACAGCGACCTTCGCACGGCCTAGGCCCATGGCGATGGGGGCTCTGGCCATGATATTGAAACCAGTTCCCACGGCGATGATGAGATCTGCCTCTTCATTTAGGTAACGATGCGCAGAGGGGTGCCCTGCAACTCCTACCATGCCAAGATAGAGCGGATGGCCGTTTGGAAACGCCGCCGGGTCAGCCATGGTTGTCACCACAGGGATTTTTGCCCCGATTGCATAGTCTCTAGCAACGTTGGGGTGGCTAGCGCGTCGCATTCCACTGCCGATAATCATCACCGGATTTTTGGCCTGACGAATCATTAGGTCCAAGCTTAAAATGTCTTCAAACTTTGGAACCAGTGTGGGCCGGTTGTTCAATAATTCTAAAATCGAATCTGGAACATCTCCAACTTCGCTTTCGTTAAGGTCTCTTGGAATCAAGAGTGCCACCGGTCCGGGACGCCCACTGAGGGCCAACCGAACAGCCTTCTCAAGGCAGGGCCAAAAATCTGATGGCTGCTCTATGCGGGCGGTGTATTTGGTGATTGCATTCCAGAGTGCCAGAGCATCAACGCTTCGGCCAATTCCTGACGAGTCTTGAAATGCACCACAGCCTTCAAGGATTTTTGGAGGTTGGCCTACAATTGCGAGGACTGGCACTGAGTCGTTAAAGGATTCGGCTATGCCAACCGCTAAGTTCATCATGCCGCCACCCGAAGTTGAGCAACAAACACCAAGCGTGCGGTGAACCCGAGCATTGGAATCGGCCATGAAGGCTGCTCCCATCTCGGTTCTGGCCAAAACGGATTTTAATGTATCTCCACCTAATCTGTGAATGGAGTCATGAAAGTGTTCAATATTGGCACCGCTCACGCCAAATACAGAACGAACGCCCCAGTTTTGAAGCGTCGTGACAAGTGCATCTGATAGTTTCATCGTATTCTACCTGGAAACATAATTAGTTTTTGGTGGAGGCGCTGCGGGCTTGCCAGTCCACAACTGCCGCTGCGGCATAATCTCCAGCATGGGAGAATCCACCGAGAATGACCTTGGAGCCTGGTTTTACCTGGCGTTGCATGACCGCTCGCTCAAAAGAGACGGGTATGGCTGCGCCAAAGAGATTTCCATATTCGGCAAATGTATCGATGTGCTTGGTTTCAGGCACTTCAAGCGCTTCGCGCCAGTTTCTTAAGAAGACTGGATTGGGCTGATTGGTAACAAGGAGGTCGATATCATTTTTTGTGATGGATGCTTGTTCGCAAGCTTCATTGATAATGTTGGGAACCAGTGTATTGGCTCTGCGTACAATGCTCCCAACTTTACGCCGGCTAAAGTCGATCTTAAAGCTGGTCTCTCCGGGTTGCCACCATTTGCGCTCATCCGGTGTTGAGATTTGCATGTCGCAAGCAAACTCTCCGAAGGTTCGGGTAATGATGGACTGAACGGGTGACTCGTCATTTGCAACGAGGTATCCAACACCACATCCATCGCCCGGTACTGCAGATTGAGCTTCTTTAAGGTTCGATTTTTGTCCGAAAATGCGACCCGCTGCAGTTTGTACATTACAGATTAGTGCGCTTTTCGCATTGCTTGTTGCCATGAGGCTGCGGGCAAGTTCCATCATAAATACAAACGATACACAGCCGGTATTGTGTACATCGAGAACCCAGCGCGGGTTGGCGCCCAAACGATGCGCTATCTCAGCACCGCACCCTGTAAAGGGGAGGTCGGGAAGGCTTACGTTTGTGAGAATGATATCGATGTCTTTAGAACCGTCGATATTCAAACGGTCGCAAAGCTTTTCGGTAGCATCCATGATCATATCGGCGGAGCGCTCGTCATGCTGCATATGGCGTCGTTCTTTTGTTCCTTTGAACATGGGCCCCGTTGTACTGGCGATATCAAAGTGGTCATTGGCCACCACGTGGGCAGGCATTGAGCTGGCGGTTGCGATTAAACTGATGGGCTTCATGCTACTGCCTCCAATCCTCGGTAAAGTGGCTGGCATTCTTGATAAGAGCCGATTGCGATGTTGTTAGCGTGACGGTATTCGAGAATCTTTTTGAGATTATCCATTTCAACTTTGTGACCGGCGTAGAAAAATGGCCACATCTCGCCGACCCATTCGTCACGGTCAGCAGGCGCCGTTTGAGGGAAGGGGTTCTTGTCGTAGAAGGGGTGGTGGCAGTTGGTCCAGGTGATTACTGAGCCTGGCTTGTTAAACACGAGCTGAGCAGGAACGACTCGCATTAAATACACCATCCACATCTGATCGGGCTGATCCCAGGCGCAGTGGAAATCAACGGTGCCAGCACCTTCGTGGGTAATGGTTCGACAGAAAATCTTAGTACTGTCGGCAAGCATGTCGTGGCCGATAAGGAGGCCTTCTTCGCCCGACTCAACAAAGTCACGGGTGCTCCAAGTCCATTCTGCGAGATTATGGGGATCAGCGAGGTACTTGAAGGCCAGCTCGGGCGGGCAATCAATGTACTCTTGAATCGTGCAATATTGGCCGTAGATTTTGTCGTGTGGATAAACCGCGTGGGTTAGCTCCATACAGGTCGCAAACATCTCGTCTCTTGAAAAGTTCTCGATCCTCTGTAGCTCGGGTACATCGTTTATGTGGTGTGTTGCTGTCATTGTGTCATCTCCTATTGCGTATGTTCTGGTCGGGGTGGCTCACATGGGGAGGGGCCGAACCGGTTAACTACTCATGAGTAGGTTTGGCGCAGGTAGGGGATTTGTACAGGAATCGTCAAGGTGTGAAATGCCACTGTAGAGTGCTTGTACAGGTCATGCATGACTCAGGTCAGGCCGTTGGCGGGATTCGTGAACACTTAACCTACTGAAATTGTTCGTTAATAATTTCAAGGGAGAGAATGATCAAAATCCGCACTTAATGTACTTTTAAGTAGATAAGTTTTTGTACAGGTTCGGTTGAGGACAGATTCGCGGGAAGAATCTTAGGGGCAAAGAGGAGAAAGTAGAGACAGGAAGCCTGGCAGGGAATGCTGGAAGACGAGTTTCCCACCCCGGGGTGGGGTGGGAGTGTTAAATCGTCTTATCAGTGGAGCGTAGGACAGCCACACCAATCAGATGCAAGTTCAGTTGGCGTGGAGCCAGGGCCATCGTGATAGATGGTCGCTGCTGGAGCATCCAGTAGGTCCGCTTCATAGGCGTACTGGCATAAAGGCTTTTGGCCAGAGCCAGCTGCTTGGCTGCCTATTGGTGTGCGGATGTGTCGCTTCACAACACTTGAACAGAGGCCGCATGCTGCAGCCAGCCGCTCGCTGTTGGGAGCCGCAGCCACGCGCTGCTTGAGAGTGTGAAGAGCTGTATAGCCTTGAGAACCGCTGTACCGTTCACACCAAACCGGTCCGTACGCATCTTGGAAGAGACGAGTGACGGCGGTGGATGCGAGAGTTTTTGAAGGCTGAACTTCACTGTGCTTGTGAAGATTCACATCGGAGTAGCTTGCAACTCCTCGCCCGATATCGACGTAGTGACCGTTTGGCTTAATGTTCATGAGGTCACCAAGACCTCCGGTGGCCAGTTGCGTTCCCTCGGGATCAATCTTTGCGTAAAGGGCCATCTTGCTAACCATACGAGAAAGGTCGCGGCGATACTGGCTTTGCTTTCTCCACAGTTCCCACCAGCTAAGGTCGTCGTAGTTTTCCGCAGCGTCGGCGCTGCCTACAAGAACGGTCGTGGTGGCCAGGTAGCTGTCGATTTCGAGATGGTAGGGCCAGAATCCGCCCCAAAGTACATCAATACCGCCGCCCTTTTTCATGGCTGCATTGGTAGCGCGTTGACCGAAGCAATCTTCTTCTGAAGTGGGGTTAACATTTTCGATATCGTTGTTTGGGTTTGCCGCACCGTGGAATTGTCCACTTGCTCGGTACACTTCAAGCATGCCTTGTGCACCACATGAGAGTAACCGGCGTTTTTGTTCTGAGAATTCACCGTGGGGATGAAGGTTTGCTGATTCATCGGCGGCAATTACAGCGTCGAAGTATAGGTCACCCGTCGCAGGATAGGTCACGTTACTATTAGGATACTTAAAGCGTACCTCTTCATGCACGGGGGCACAGAGCGCGTCATTGAAGTCACCGAGAAAACCGAGTTGCTCTTGAAGGCTTGAGCGAACACCGTGAATGAGGCCGGTTGTTGCGCCTACCGCGAGGGCATCAAAGTGGTCATTCATTAAATCTTTATCTGAGGCTCCCCAGCGTTCCCACATGTGTCCCATACTCCAAGAGTCTTGAAGGAAGTGGTGGCCGATAGACTCGTACAACAAGGCGAGCTTTTCACAGGGCAAAAGATAGTCGTTTAGAATATGAGCCGACGGGTTGGGCCCCGCAGCATTGGCAACACTTGCACATTGATTCGCCATTTCCATCGCCAAGCCATGGTAGTGCTTATAGGTTTCAAATGCCTGCGGAACGAAGTGGTTTGAGTTTACTGCACCATTGTGGATCTTTAAATCATGGCAAGCTTCGGTAGCGATCCCATTGCCCAATGGACATGTCTCATTACCGGATGCCCAGTCCCACAGGGAGTAGGATAGGTCAGCCAGCTGGCTGAAGTCGGCAATGTAGATGGAACGGTTATGGGCTTGTGTTGCGCTGCTGAATTCAGCCGGCATCAAAGAAGGCTCCATAGAACCATCAACGTTAACTGACCCGCCGTTGGTGTAAGCAGTGACTTCGTAGGATTCCAGAAGCTCGGAAGGGATACCTGCGATATCTGACGTGTACTGCCACATAAGCTGATGCTCTAATGACTGATGCCAGCTGCCGCGAGCGCTCTCTGGTCCTGGTGCGCATTCTTTATCTCCACGCTTACATCCTGAATCAAAGGCGAAGGCAGAAGAGCACGTTAACATAATTCCTATAATAGGAATGACTGAGAATAATGATGGTTTGGTGTTTTGGGTGTACATCTTTATTTCCTCTAATATATTAGTAGTGAGCGGGTGGTGCCGGTGAAACACCGGTGAGCAGATCTTCAAGACCTGGAAAGCAAGAGCCATCCGCAAAGTAGACTGTATCAAAAGCGGTAATCGGCTCGACGCCGGATTCTCGTAGAGTTGCGTAGGAGTCAAAGCAGCTAGCCGGGCAGCAGTGTGCTTCTTCTTCCCAGGGTTTATCGGTAGTGCATTGCGGCACGCTTAGTGCGCAGTCGTCGAGAGAGCGTTGACCGGGCTCGACGCATCCTACAATCCAACGGGTACAAGCACCGACGGTGGTAAGAGGGTCGCGAAGGTCCTTTTGAATTTCCATGTGTCCCTGACTCTCGCCACTGTCTACCGGAAAGAGCATGTATCCGCCGGTCTCGGTCTGCTGCAGCTTAAGGGCGTCTAGATCGGGAAGGGCAGG
The sequence above is a segment of the Deltaproteobacteria bacterium genome. Coding sequences within it:
- a CDS encoding thiamine pyrophosphate-binding protein, whose translation is MKLSDALVTTLQNWGVRSVFGVSGANIEHFHDSIHRLGGDTLKSVLARTEMGAAFMADSNARVHRTLGVCCSTSGGGMMNLAVGIAESFNDSVPVLAIVGQPPKILEGCGAFQDSSGIGRSVDALALWNAITKYTARIEQPSDFWPCLEKAVRLALSGRPGPVALLIPRDLNESEVGDVPDSILELLNNRPTLVPKFEDILSLDLMIRQAKNPVMIIGSGMRRASHPNVARDYAIGAKIPVVTTMADPAAFPNGHPLYLGMVGVAGHPSAHRYLNEEADLIIAVGTGFNIMARAPIAMGLGRAKVAVVNIDVEKILNAITPALTVKADASPTFNALIARWRAEPFYASAVMNYKLTRFVAELDPPSQKKSEEYDRDSVLLQSEALSILQSHLPANGHLIFDAGNCAASALHYLAMPKGSSATIALGMGGMGYSIPAAIGAQISSSNKTQTTVICGDGAFLMLGLEVHTAVELGLPILFIVFNNNKHGMCVTRQQLFFEGRTEATEYQGIQIKDVARGLAGSDQLWAQTASTGAELEKALEDFRNQNFTKPGILELQLPLEELPPFSPFLPKEAKTYEVSSCEMAA
- a CDS encoding 3-oxoacyl-ACP synthase, coding for MKPISLIATASSMPAHVVANDHFDIASTTGPMFKGTKERRHMQHDERSADMIMDATEKLCDRLNIDGSKDIDIILTNVSLPDLPFTGCGAEIAHRLGANPRWVLDVHNTGCVSFVFMMELARSLMATSNAKSALICNVQTAAGRIFGQKSNLKEAQSAVPGDGCGVGYLVANDESPVQSIITRTFGEFACDMQISTPDERKWWQPGETSFKIDFSRRKVGSIVRRANTLVPNIINEACEQASITKNDIDLLVTNQPNPVFLRNWREALEVPETKHIDTFAEYGNLFGAAIPVSFERAVMQRQVKPGSKVILGGFSHAGDYAAAAVVDWQARSASTKN
- a CDS encoding SRPBCC family protein, whose translation is MTATHHINDVPELQRIENFSRDEMFATCMELTHAVYPHDKIYGQYCTIQEYIDCPPELAFKYLADPHNLAEWTWSTRDFVESGEEGLLIGHDMLADSTKIFCRTITHEGAGTVDFHCAWDQPDQMWMVYLMRVVPAQLVFNKPGSVITWTNCHHPFYDKNPFPQTAPADRDEWVGEMWPFFYAGHKVEMDNLKKILEYRHANNIAIGSYQECQPLYRGLEAVA